In the Primulina tabacum isolate GXHZ01 chromosome 7, ASM2559414v2, whole genome shotgun sequence genome, ATCAAATGTGGGAGAAAACTTTGACTACTTAGTGGAGGAGAAAGTTGTAACATTTACCTCGTGTCACAAGTTACCAACTAAAGAAGAGGTAACAATGAGATATTACTGTAAGTATCACAACTCTTTCGATCATAACATCAGTATTTGTTGGGCTTTTAAGAATGTCatacaataaataattaacaagaGGGTCTCAAAATTTTCTGAGAAAAAAGAGACAATGACAATGGATGAAGATCATTTTCTTTCAATAGTCAATGTGAATGTGAATAACACTTATTTACGTGTTTTAATCAAAGAAATGAGGAGGAATACAGTTGAAGACAAATCTTTCAGGCCACGAGgtgttataaaaaaatattgggtACCAACTAAGatgctatttgaattttaaaGACAAAAGAACATAAAGTTTCCAAGGAAATTATCATCATTATAGTAGTATAGATGGAGGAATACAAGGTATTATGGGGGATCCATGGCTAAAAAACAGGTGAACTAGTGGTATCTTGAAAGAAGTGGGTTTACTAAAACAATGAATGATGGAAGAAGAGCTGACTAATAGACATTCAAGAGGTTGTCTTGGAAAACACCATCTCCTATTAATCATCAAAGAGATGAGAGGAAGCCTCATTTTATTGTTCCTCCCATGATGGTCCCTGGCGAACTGTGACGGTACATGGAACATCAAAAGTTTCCAAAGCCCATCTCCCTGACACAAAAGCAAAGGTTTTTAAGGGAGAGGGGCTTTTGAATCGACAAAGTGCGAAGATAAACCAAGCAAACATTGAACATACAAGCCTCGTTCACACAAAAtctaaaaaattcagaaaacgCTCGGTAATTTATTTGTTTATGCgttcaaataaaattttaaaattccaaGACTAGTTTAATCTATTATGTATGATAGTTTATACAAAGGTagattttttaaatgttattataTGGcatgaatttaatattatataatgGTGACAAAAGAATTTATTAAGTTGGTCGCGCGTCATGGACCAAGCAATTAGATCAGATGTCGATTTTGCTACTTCTACCTACTCATTGAAGAGTATTTGGTAGTTTCGTTATACACACTCTCAAATCCAATTTAtattatagttttttttatcaattaattatcaaccaaaaattatttaatcaatatTGGGTTTGGCATATATTGATCACGACAAATTGAAATGCTCGACTGTAAAAATGgcttcttcttctttctttcatttGGTCCCCAGTTATAAATTGTCAAACTAGGACATTGCAGGCCGGCCGATCATTGAATAGCATCTAGAAACATGCGCTACTACACCTactattttgaaaaaatattcaatgcattaatttttttaggaaaaaaaattatctaaTTAGATTTAAACTGTTCATATAtctatacatatacattcatacCATTTGGTAAATGGTATGGATTAAGGAATATCATTACATTATCGATTTGAGTTTTGACTCGAGTTAGAAAAATAGTTATGTTCGTCTCACAAATCAATAATTGATCATTAAACAAGATCAAAAATAGCTTGATCGAACGTGATCTGGCAACGATTTATATTGATTTTGTTTCATTAAAGGCAAATTAATTCAGCAAACATTGCATCTTCTAGCATGCAGATTCTTTCTTTGACTAACAAGAAACAAACAATTTCATATCAGGAAGATATAACATGGAAACTTTTtcctatatttaattaaatacatgTTTTATCGACATTTTTCATACACGAAATTTATGACTAAATCATTAGAGTTAAAACAAAGGATCGATAATTAATTTGTTGGGTAATtaataatagttattttgatatataacattagataaaaataagaaataataattaaaaggtggattaaataatttattttcgcATTGAAGTTTGTAAACTGAGAAAATATTAAATACGATAGGTTCAATCAAAAGCGGACAAGAGAATCTTCTCACCGCAACGCCTATATAATAAATTTGGGAGAAATTTACGAGTGAGAAGTAAAGAAAGACTCGTAAACATGCAGTGGGAGTTGACCATCGTCTATTGTTGCCTTCTTATTGTCGTATCTATCCTCTTCCTCCTCCGCCAGCAGCGGAGCTCCGCCACCGGGAGGCTGCCGCCAGGTCCACCGGGATGGCCGGTGATCGGAAACATGTTCGACCTCGGTTCCATGCCGCACATAACTCTAGCTGGGCTACGGAAAGATTATGGCCCAGTTGTCTGGCTAAGGATCGGCTCTATCAACACAATGGTGCTGCTCACCGCAGAAGCCGCGACGGAATTGTTCAAGAATCACGATGCGAACTTCGCAGAGCGAACGATCACGGAGGTGATGAAGGTTCATGACTTCAACAAGGCGGCTGTCTCCCTCGCTCCATACGGTCAATACTGGCGGGTGATGAAGCGTGTGATGACTGTTGAAATGTTGGTTCAGAAAAAGATCAACGAGACCACCGCTATCCGGAGGCGGTGCATTGCAGAAATGGTGGAATGGATTGGAAAAGAAGCCACCGTCGACAGCACAGTCTCACCCGCTGGGATACACGTGGCACGGTATGTGTTCTTGGCTTCTTTCAACATGCTGGGGAATTTAATGCTGTCCCGTGATCTGGTGAGCCCTGAATCGGCGGAAGGGTCCGAGTTTTTTTCGGCCATGACCGAGTTTATGGAGTGGTCGGGGCATCCGAACATCGTCGATCTGTTTCCATGGCTGAAACGGCTGGATCCGCAGGGTCTGAGGCGAAAAGCTGAGGAAGGGATGGGGAGGACAATGAAGATTGTGGGGCAATTCGTGGCGGATAGGTTGAAGGAGCAAAACGTTGCAGGAGGGAATAAGGATTTTCTGGAAGTGTTGCTGGCAAGTGAAGGGAATGGGGGTGATAAGATTTCAGACCACGACTTAAATATAATGATCATGGTAAACGCAATCATCTTTCATGGCCATTCAGTTATTTTAATAAGTCGATTGATTTGCCACTTTTAAATCGAATGGAGGTTTACTTTATATACACGTTCCATCTTTATTGATCAAGATTTCAAGTTCAAACATAATGAACAAGAGATATCAGGTTTCCTTACAACCCGAccttttttaaattaaaacctGCTTATTTCTCTCTTTCGGAACCATACAAAACAACATCTTTCGAATGTTTACAAAGACAACATCAAAATGGAGTCTAAAATTGCAAATTTACGAGTTTTTAAGTCTTATTGCCGATTCAAATTCATGTTATTTAGAAAGAAACTGAAAATGTCCATCGATTCAATGCGCCTTGTCATTTACTAATTTGGTTTGATTTTCTCAGGAGGTGTTTCTGGCCGGTTCAGAAACAACAAGCAGCAGCACCGAGTGGGCCATGGTCGAGCTGCTCAGCCACCCGGAGTCAATGACGAAGGCCAAAAACGAACTCGCCCAGGTAGTCGGAAAGAGCAACAAATTTGACGAGAATCACATCGAAAATCTACCATACTTGCAAGCTGTGATAAAGGAAACCCTCAGACTACATCCTCCGATTCCATTCCTGGTTCCTCGAAAAGCAATTCAAAATGCCGACTTCATGGGATACAAAATTCCCAAAAACACGCAGGTTTTCGTGAACGCTTGGGCGATCGGAAGGGACCCGGCTTGCTGGGATGACCCTTTATCTTTCAAACCGGAAAGATTTTTAGGCTCGAATATTGACTACAAAGGGCAGCATTACGAGCTGATTCCTTTCGGCGCTGGCAGGAGGATGTGTGCCGGGATTCCTCTGGCTCACCGAATGCTTCACCTTGTGTTGGGTTCTTTGCTCCATGAGTTTGACTGGGAAGTTAATGAGATTGGTCGGAAAGGATTGGTGGACTCGAGAGAGAGGATGGGGGTGACTGTCCGGAAATTGGTGCCGCTGGAAGCCATGCCTACCAAATCCTCGATATGATGCCCGAGCTAAAGTAATCAATAACGTAGCTCTCTGATATGAATTTTAGTCTTGTTTGGTGTCCATTACCGCTTATGCCAAAATGTACTTTCATTTGATTGAATTGAGCGGTACTTGAAATATAACCGTTCAAAGATactgatataaaaaaaaaaattctaaaaaaataagAGGTGATCGAGAACCCTTGGAAGGATCTAGTTCATAAATCACAATGGACGTATGTAGTATTCTGGATCAGAGATGCATCCATACAAATGGTCACACTTTGTAATCATATATGTTCAGATCATCTTTGATCAATGTGTTTGCCCAACAACAACATATATGTTGTTGCATCCTAGCTCGACCAGTTCGATTCAGTAGATGATAAACAGCAGTAGTAGGAGTCCGAGTTGATGTCCAGACTTGTTTCTAGTAGATTGGTTGTAAATCTGTCATTTGTCATCCTAAATGAGTGAGATTGTTACAAGTCTTATATAGTTGAGAGTGTGATATCAACGTTTCTACAACatgtttgtataaatcaaaaatATCTAGTTAAACCTCACGAAAATGAAGGAAGGAGAAACATAGAGAGATTTGGTCatcaaactttaaaaaaaaactcgttttttttataattagttTTGATATACACATACTTTCAAAATATTGTTGCATCAATTTGTGTTATGTCaacatttatataaaatttactcAATAGATCAATATAGATTAAGAATAATTTCATCGGTTGATACTGAATCAAGAAACATATGTTGAAAAGTTCCAAACATATCCtaacatttttctaaaaattaaaataaaataaatctaataCTATGTATGCTTAAGTTTAAtgtcttgatttttttttcctcttatgaaatgtctaaatcgtgttatttatatgttatattctattttttttagaacttaCTTAATCTTACAATCGTATCTTGTGATATCCGTACAGAATTTGTTCGAAGCAAGTCTTAATGAAATTATcgattttattgggatgaaaaaattcaaaacttagaatatttattttttaattgtggAATAGAAAGTTTATCAAATGGGGATGTAGCTCAGATGGTAGAGCGCTCGCTTAGCATGCGAGAGGTACGGGGATCGATACCCCGCATCTCCAAACTTGTTTTAAGTTATTATATAAGGAAGAAAGGTAATATCGTTTTGAGATTATTAATGTGAACTTTTATcaaaatgattcaaattttagagggaaataaattttttttagataaattttatatgaatatatttatttatacaaatagaacataaataattttgttttattttgaaaaaccttCTCACCattccccaaaacaaatccgAACAGCTGTACCTTGAGAATTTGGAGAGTAATGGCGGAGCACTTGGCGTCCATCTTCGGTACGGAGAAGGATAGGGTGAATTGTCCCTTCTACTTCAAGATCGGCGCGTGCCGCCACGGAGACCGCTGCTCGCGTCTGCACACGAAGCCCAGCATCAGCCCCACGCTTCTGCTTTCCAACATGTATCAACGCCCTGATATGATCACGCCTGGTGTCGATCCTCAAGGCCAGAGCATCGACCCTAAGAAGATCCAGTCCCACTTCGAGGTTCCGTTAGTTTACCCTTCAGTTTTCCGTTACATCTTCCCCTAAACCTTTATAAATTCATATACGATTAATTGTCTCTgctattaaaaattttgatgcaATCTTTTTTTGTTATGCAATGTAGGATGTTCTTATTTTACTAGATATTGAATCTGATCGACTAAAAACTAGCTCGTAAGCTGTTGGAGTGGGACCGGAATACAAGGTTAAATCAAGCTCGACTCCGTTACACCCCTGACCCTGGTTTTGTCCGAGAGAAATCTCTCTAGATGCTGTCGTTTTTGCCTTTCCTTTTAGTTTTCTCACACGCTGTTCCCACACATTTGGTAATAATTGAATTGTCTGTGTCTCGCCATTAGAGTATAATTTGGTGACACTTCTTGAtgttttttaaatttgatttgTCACTTGTTCACTCATTCTGTCACTGCCAGTGCCGTGCATCCCATGTCTTAAATTTGGAATTCAAGTATAATTTTGGTTACTTGATTTACTGgtctcaattttcttttcacaaacCATCAAAGTGTGGAACTTGTATATATGCTTATTTGATAATTTTCGAACAAACAGGACTTCTACGAAGATTTGTTTCAGGAGCTGAGCAAGTACGGGGACATCCAGAGCCTAAACATCTGTGATAATTTGGCTGACCACATGGTAGGCAATGTGTACATTCAGTTTCGGGAGGAAGACCAAACTCAAGCTGCACTTCAGAATCTCATAGGAAGATCTTATGAAGGCTAGTTCTTCTCATTAGTGTCCACAATTTTCACTGTTAAAAAATAGGTTACTGACAAGACACTAAGATATTCGAGGTCAGGTCTCTAAATTCTCTGGAGGATAGTGAACTTGTTTGCAGAGGATCCATCATAAATCACGTAAATAATGGGGCTAAATTTGTTATGAGAGATCAACAAGGTTTTTTatgtctttcaaatttttttttttttttgcagaacCTGTGCATATTTTACCTACATGTATGTCTAGCATTAACAGGAGTCTTTTAAATTCAGTAGATCGCATGATTCTTTCTTTCTTAAGAGTGCTGGTATTTGACTTTTTAGGGCGCCCAATCATCGCCGACTTCTCTCCTGTGACGGATTTCCGTGAAGCGACCTGTAGGCAGTATGAAGAGAATGTGTGCAATCGAGGTGGATACTGCAATTTTATGCATCTGAAAAAGATAAACAGGTCAGTCTTAAAACCGAATTTGTTCTCCATACTTTTCTTTGAGCTCCACTCAATTTGGTTGTTGATTGATCCATTTGTTTTCTGAAGAGAGCTGCGGCAACAATTATTTCGGAGTAGAAGAAGGCATGGTCGCAGTAGAAGCCATAGCCATAGCCATAGCCCTCGCCATCGTCACTATAATGAGCAGCATGGTTCTGAAAGAAGAGGTGATCATCGCCACCATGATAGAGGTAGAAGGCCTCGAAGCAGAGGTCTTGGTCGAAGGAGTGGACGAAGCAGAAGCCCTGAAGGAAGGAGAAACAAGGGTTCAGTAAGGGAAAGCAGTGTTGAGAGAAGGGCTAAAATTGAGCAATGGAACAAGGAAAGAGAGCAGGAAGAATCTGCCAGAGATGACAATAATAAATTTGATGGTAGTGGTGATAGATATGAGCGTAATGATGAGAAGGGCAACGATAATAATCTGCACCCACCCCAGCAAAGAAGTGAAAGTTATGACCTGTAATGTCATTCCAGCTATTATGGTCTGTCTCCTTTTCTCTGTTCATTTCTCTCTTATCGTACTACTTTTTGCTATTTGTTCAGAGATTTCTTTTGTTAAATATGGGCGGCTTTGAGAAAAAAAGGCTTAGTGCGCATTTTCCACTGTGTAGGTCAGGAAGGTTCATTCTCCTGTGGTATCCTAGAAAACCAAAATCTCTGTTCTCTCTGTTTCCTCCTCCAAAGATACTCACGTATGCCTTTACATAAGGAAACCTGTTTAACAGCTATCAACACATGTTTCCATCCCCCTGATGCTATAACTTGAATATTCTATCATCTCTTCGATTTGTCCTCAAAAAAATCTTTCATTacctaaatttaattttgagTTTTCTTTAAAAAGTAAAACAGTTAAGGTTTGACCGTATGGTTACACAGCAGTTTTAACtgctaattttgaaggaaaaaactcaaagataacctAATTCATATGTTTTTTTTCATTTCAACTCATAACAGCGTCTAGTTTAATTTAACATGGGAAGTAGCAGTATTTCTTCAGCATCTTCCTATCTTGTTGCAAACATGATTATATATGCTTATTTTATGGTGCTTCTTCCACTTTCTGCACATTTCCACACGAACAAAGCATTATATTTGTCTCGTAAAAGGTATTTCTCACGGATTAATGATTCACATTTTCCCACTCGAGTAGTGTTTGTGTTTTAACTTGAAGTTCAACAAATTATTCTCTTTACCATCCATAATCTTGCATATGACATGTGATTCtgagaataaaaatataataacaagGTAAGTTTCCACACCTGTATGCCATCTATTTATTAGTATAAATACCATTTAATACAGTTTTAAGTTTTGCAGGGTCAGGCATTCCTGCTGGTGCACACCGTTTTCTATAGCAGCTTATATTGATATTTGACTACAGGTTTGGAGGTTTTTTCTGCAGAGAAAGATACTTGAATTTGGCTGCTGGAGAACACAGTACAATGCCTCTTCTGATGTTATCCTTTTCTATGCATGATTGATTTTAGTTGGGGACAGACGATTCGGTTCACTTAAGA is a window encoding:
- the LOC142551845 gene encoding cytochrome P450 76A2-like, producing MQWELTIVYCCLLIVVSILFLLRQQRSSATGRLPPGPPGWPVIGNMFDLGSMPHITLAGLRKDYGPVVWLRIGSINTMVLLTAEAATELFKNHDANFAERTITEVMKVHDFNKAAVSLAPYGQYWRVMKRVMTVEMLVQKKINETTAIRRRCIAEMVEWIGKEATVDSTVSPAGIHVARYVFLASFNMLGNLMLSRDLVSPESAEGSEFFSAMTEFMEWSGHPNIVDLFPWLKRLDPQGLRRKAEEGMGRTMKIVGQFVADRLKEQNVAGGNKDFLEVLLASEGNGGDKISDHDLNIMIMEVFLAGSETTSSSTEWAMVELLSHPESMTKAKNELAQVVGKSNKFDENHIENLPYLQAVIKETLRLHPPIPFLVPRKAIQNADFMGYKIPKNTQVFVNAWAIGRDPACWDDPLSFKPERFLGSNIDYKGQHYELIPFGAGRRMCAGIPLAHRMLHLVLGSLLHEFDWEVNEIGRKGLVDSRERMGVTVRKLVPLEAMPTKSSI
- the LOC142551846 gene encoding splicing factor U2af small subunit B-like, with translation MAEHLASIFGTEKDRVNCPFYFKIGACRHGDRCSRLHTKPSISPTLLLSNMYQRPDMITPGVDPQGQSIDPKKIQSHFEDFYEDLFQELSKYGDIQSLNICDNLADHMVGNVYIQFREEDQTQAALQNLIGRSYEGRPIIADFSPVTDFREATCRQYEENVCNRGGYCNFMHLKKINRELRQQLFRSRRRHGRSRSHSHSHSPRHRHYNEQHGSERRGDHRHHDRGRRPRSRGLGRRSGRSRSPEGRRNKGSVRESSVERRAKIEQWNKEREQEESARDDNNKFDGSGDRYERNDEKGNDNNLHPPQQRSESYDL